In Geotalea uraniireducens, one genomic interval encodes:
- a CDS encoding GGDEF domain-containing protein: protein MAGDILDEIIETCLSLEKKAGDIFRIFAGHAGNDEERCFWETVAGETRHHSDLLDRVREAGGAGVSSLVVYKPHETREELEMIGKSIDDYLEQYQAAPDPAAACLLGFRLQLYLLHPSFASLCRMMRDVTGEAMDANCYGAYLRRFIDGVAGCCPMTPEIELLGEALFRLWSESRQLAAQSHIDALTGVLTRAGFFRAISSFAHAAQRSGSTVAIMLIDIDYFKLISENYGHQTGDRLLQVVADTIVSHLRRSDIVGRFNGDEFIVYLSPVEPGALQEVAEKLRLSIAEASARLVSVTVSIGIAFGTLGAEVDKGVEDLVRRADECQMQAKYTGKNKVVMK, encoded by the coding sequence ATGGCCGGCGACATCCTTGACGAGATTATCGAAACCTGTCTGTCCCTCGAAAAAAAAGCCGGCGATATTTTTCGAATTTTTGCCGGTCATGCCGGAAATGACGAAGAGCGGTGCTTCTGGGAAACGGTCGCCGGCGAGACGCGGCATCACAGCGACCTTCTCGACCGGGTGCGCGAAGCGGGCGGTGCCGGCGTGTCGTCTCTGGTGGTCTACAAGCCCCACGAAACCCGGGAAGAGCTGGAGATGATCGGGAAGAGCATCGACGATTACCTGGAGCAATACCAGGCGGCTCCTGACCCGGCTGCCGCCTGCCTGCTCGGCTTCAGACTGCAGCTCTATCTGCTCCATCCTTCGTTTGCCAGTCTCTGCCGCATGATGAGGGACGTCACCGGCGAGGCGATGGACGCCAACTGTTATGGCGCCTATCTTCGCCGCTTTATCGATGGGGTTGCCGGTTGCTGCCCAATGACCCCGGAGATCGAACTGTTGGGCGAGGCGCTGTTCAGACTGTGGAGCGAATCCCGGCAACTGGCCGCCCAGTCCCACATCGATGCCCTGACCGGGGTCCTTACCCGGGCCGGTTTCTTCCGCGCCATCTCTTCCTTCGCCCATGCCGCCCAGCGCAGCGGTAGCACGGTTGCCATCATGCTGATCGATATCGATTATTTCAAGCTGATCAGCGAGAACTACGGCCACCAGACCGGCGACCGGCTCCTGCAGGTGGTGGCCGATACCATTGTTTCGCATCTGCGACGTTCCGATATTGTCGGTCGCTTTAATGGCGACGAATTCATCGTCTACCTGTCACCCGTCGAGCCGGGGGCGCTGCAGGAGGTGGCGGAAAAGCTCCGCCTTTCCATTGCCGAGGCCTCAGCGCGGCTGGTGTCGGTGACGGTTAGCATCGGGATTGCTTTCGGCACCCTCGGCGCCGAAGTGGACAAAGGGGTGGAAGACCTGGTGCGGCGGGCTGATGAATGTCAGATGCAGGCCAAATATACCGGCAAGAACAAAGTGGTGATGAAATGA
- a CDS encoding O-methyltransferase, giving the protein MIAITDPRIEEYLMRLAPEEDPYVQEMEQLARERRFPIVDRLVGRLLYLLTRLRQPQLVVELGSGFGYSTWWFARAISITGKVVMTDHDQENIDYARRIFQETGLADRIEFRVGNALTIGRDYDNIDLLFIDVDKQDYRQAAEIMLPRLAKNALIIADNALWYGRVAEGNDDPETRGIAEFNRFMFARRDFFTTILPLRDGVLLSYKYG; this is encoded by the coding sequence ATGATTGCCATCACCGATCCCCGCATCGAGGAATACCTGATGCGGCTGGCACCGGAAGAGGACCCCTATGTGCAGGAAATGGAGCAGTTGGCCAGGGAACGGCGTTTTCCCATTGTCGATCGCCTCGTCGGCCGGCTCCTCTACCTGCTCACCCGGCTCAGGCAACCCCAACTGGTGGTCGAGCTCGGCTCCGGCTTCGGCTATTCGACCTGGTGGTTCGCCCGGGCGATCAGCATTACCGGCAAGGTGGTAATGACCGACCACGACCAGGAAAACATCGATTACGCCCGGCGAATCTTCCAGGAAACCGGCCTTGCCGACCGGATCGAATTCAGGGTTGGCAACGCCCTGACTATTGGCCGCGACTACGACAACATTGACCTGCTTTTCATCGATGTCGACAAGCAGGATTATCGCCAGGCGGCGGAAATCATGCTCCCCCGCCTGGCCAAAAACGCTTTGATTATTGCCGACAATGCTCTCTGGTACGGGCGGGTGGCGGAAGGGAACGACGATCCGGAAACCAGAGGGATCGCCGAGTTCAACCGGTTCATGTTCGCCCGCCGCGATTTTTTCACCACGATCCTTCCCCTCCGCGACGGAGTCCTCCTCTCCTACAAGTACGGCTAG
- the polA gene encoding DNA polymerase I — translation MTAARTLFLIDGSSYIYRAYYAIRHLSSPAGFPTNALYGFTQMLLKVLKDRQPEHLAVVFDVGRKTFRTELYPDYKANRAAMPEDLVPQIAPIKEMVRAFAIPVLELEGFEADDIIGTIARDCEELGMRVVVVTGDKDLMQIVSDRVTLLDTMKDKVSGVAEVHERFGVAPEQVVDVLGLAGDTSDNIPGVPGIGEKTATKLLQEFGSLDELLARAAEVKGKNGERLREYADQARLSRQLATIDRRVPVAYRLDDFAVSRPDNRRLAELFKEFGFTTLLKELTSAATLSSESYRTIDNEEDLRSLVAELAAAVTFAVDLETTSLNPLEAEIVGISVSCRDHEASYIPVGHRYLGAPPQLSPATALAALAPLLTAADVRKVGQNIKYDYQVLRRAGVAMNGVWCDTMVASYLLNPVRSGHGLDSLAAEHLDHRMISYSEVTGTGKGQLNFAQVPVEKAAIYSCEDSDATWLLQRLFLPRLENAGLSRLFFELEMPLVPILAEMELAGVKLDLELLAGLSGRFGAQLAELEQEILALAPEPFNVNSPKQLGEILFDRLKLPAGRKTKTKTGWSTNVEELERLAEAGYAIAAYILQYRSLAKLKSTYTDALPKLVSPVTGRVHTSYNQTVTNTGRLSSSEPNLQNIPVRTEEGRTIRRAFVAEEGHLLLSADYSQIELRVLAHLSEDRVFCDAFARDEDIHTRTAAEVFGLFPEMVTAEMRRQAKTINFGVIYGQGAFSLAKELGVTTRVAKEFIDNYFTRHAGARAFLDGCIRTAEEKGYVTTLLGRKLPIPDIKSTNGNIRAFAQRNAINYPIQGSAADIIKAAMLRVAERLRREGLRSRLIMQVHDELVFEVPEDERLTMEQLVRHEMEHAVSLRVPLLVDVNCGKNWSEAH, via the coding sequence ATGACTGCTGCCCGGACGCTGTTCCTGATCGATGGCTCTTCCTACATCTACCGTGCCTACTACGCTATCCGCCACCTGTCGTCGCCGGCGGGCTTTCCCACCAATGCTCTCTATGGCTTTACCCAGATGCTGCTCAAAGTGCTGAAAGATCGCCAGCCTGAGCACCTTGCCGTTGTTTTCGATGTGGGGCGAAAGACCTTCCGCACCGAGCTCTATCCCGACTACAAGGCGAACCGGGCGGCGATGCCCGAGGACCTGGTGCCGCAGATCGCGCCGATCAAGGAGATGGTCCGGGCTTTTGCGATCCCGGTGCTGGAACTTGAAGGGTTCGAAGCCGACGACATCATCGGCACCATTGCCCGCGACTGCGAGGAGCTGGGGATGCGGGTGGTGGTGGTGACCGGTGACAAGGATCTGATGCAGATTGTCAGTGATCGGGTAACCTTGCTCGATACCATGAAGGATAAGGTGTCGGGAGTGGCCGAGGTCCACGAGCGGTTCGGCGTGGCCCCCGAGCAGGTGGTGGACGTCCTCGGCCTGGCCGGTGATACGTCGGATAATATCCCCGGTGTGCCGGGCATCGGCGAAAAAACGGCGACCAAGCTGCTCCAGGAGTTCGGTTCTCTCGACGAGTTGCTGGCCCGGGCTGCCGAGGTGAAGGGGAAAAACGGCGAACGGCTTCGCGAGTATGCCGATCAGGCCCGGCTGTCGCGGCAGCTGGCCACCATCGACCGGCGGGTTCCCGTTGCGTATCGGCTCGACGATTTTGCCGTCTCCCGCCCGGACAACCGGCGGCTGGCCGAGCTTTTCAAGGAGTTCGGCTTTACCACCCTGCTGAAGGAGCTGACCAGCGCGGCGACGCTCAGCAGCGAAAGCTACCGGACCATTGACAACGAAGAGGATTTGCGGTCACTGGTGGCGGAGCTGGCGGCGGCCGTCACGTTCGCCGTCGATCTGGAAACGACCAGCCTCAACCCGTTGGAAGCCGAGATTGTCGGCATCTCCGTCAGCTGCCGCGACCATGAGGCCAGCTACATTCCGGTGGGACATCGCTATCTCGGTGCCCCGCCGCAGCTTTCGCCGGCGACGGCCCTGGCGGCCCTGGCGCCGCTCCTTACTGCTGCCGACGTACGCAAGGTAGGGCAGAATATCAAGTATGACTACCAGGTGCTGCGCCGGGCCGGGGTGGCGATGAACGGGGTCTGGTGTGACACGATGGTCGCTTCCTATCTGCTCAATCCGGTCCGTTCCGGGCATGGGCTCGATTCCCTGGCGGCGGAGCACCTGGACCACCGGATGATCTCGTACAGTGAAGTGACCGGCACGGGGAAGGGGCAACTGAACTTCGCCCAGGTGCCGGTAGAAAAGGCGGCGATTTACTCCTGCGAAGACAGCGACGCCACCTGGCTGCTCCAGCGCCTGTTCCTCCCCCGGCTTGAAAATGCGGGGCTGTCCCGATTGTTCTTTGAACTCGAAATGCCGCTGGTGCCGATTCTGGCCGAGATGGAACTGGCCGGGGTCAAACTCGATCTGGAACTGCTGGCAGGGTTGTCGGGGCGATTCGGCGCCCAGCTCGCCGAGTTGGAGCAGGAGATCCTGGCCCTGGCGCCGGAGCCGTTCAACGTCAATTCACCGAAGCAGCTCGGCGAAATCCTCTTCGACCGGCTGAAACTGCCGGCGGGCCGGAAGACAAAGACCAAGACCGGCTGGTCCACCAACGTCGAAGAGTTGGAACGGCTGGCGGAAGCGGGCTACGCGATCGCGGCCTACATTCTCCAGTATCGCAGCCTGGCCAAGCTCAAGTCGACCTATACCGATGCCCTGCCGAAGCTGGTTTCGCCGGTTACCGGCCGGGTCCATACCTCATACAACCAGACGGTCACCAACACCGGCCGGCTGTCGTCGTCGGAACCGAACCTGCAGAACATTCCGGTGCGGACCGAGGAAGGACGTACCATCCGACGGGCCTTCGTGGCGGAGGAAGGGCATCTCCTCCTTTCCGCCGACTATTCCCAGATCGAGCTGCGGGTGCTCGCCCACCTGTCGGAAGATCGGGTCTTCTGCGATGCCTTCGCTCGTGACGAGGACATCCATACCCGCACCGCCGCCGAGGTCTTCGGCCTCTTCCCGGAAATGGTCACCGCAGAGATGCGCCGCCAGGCGAAGACGATCAACTTCGGGGTCATTTACGGCCAGGGGGCCTTCAGCCTGGCCAAGGAGCTGGGGGTGACGACCAGGGTTGCCAAGGAGTTCATCGACAATTACTTCACCCGCCATGCCGGGGCGCGGGCATTCCTCGACGGCTGCATCCGGACGGCGGAGGAAAAGGGGTATGTCACCACCTTGCTCGGGCGAAAGCTGCCGATCCCGGACATCAAGAGCACCAACGGCAACATCCGGGCTTTTGCCCAGCGCAACGCCATCAACTACCCGATTCAGGGATCGGCCGCCGATATCATCAAGGCGGCGATGCTTCGCGTGGCGGAGCGATTGCGGCGGGAAGGTCTGCGGAGCCGGCTGATCATGCAGGTGCACGACGAACTGGTGTTCGAGGTCCCCGAGGACGAACGCCTGACCATGGAGCAACTTGTCAGGCACGAAATGGAACATGCCGTCAGCCTGAGGGTTCCGCTCCTGGTGGATGTCAATTGCGGGAAAAATTGGAGCGAGGCCCACTAG
- the nfi gene encoding deoxyribonuclease V (cleaves DNA at apurinic or apyrimidinic sites), whose protein sequence is MNLPFAWPRNLAEAKPLQEQLARQVRQSPLPGAIRTVAGIDAAFVGDRIVAAATLFDYQTLEFLCSAHAVREVTFPYIPGYLSFREAPAFLAALEQLPSPPDLVIVDGQGIAHPRRLGIASFLGVLLGRPTIGSAKSRLVGEYVEPAMERGAWTPLVDRGEEVGAVLRTRSGIRPLFVSPGHLITLSEALAAVLHCTVRYRLPEPQRVADRLAAQLKRELPASC, encoded by the coding sequence GTGAACCTGCCGTTCGCCTGGCCCCGGAACCTCGCCGAGGCAAAGCCGCTTCAGGAGCAGTTGGCGCGGCAGGTCCGCCAGAGTCCGCTGCCGGGAGCGATTCGGACGGTGGCCGGGATCGATGCCGCTTTTGTCGGCGACCGGATCGTTGCCGCTGCCACCCTTTTCGACTACCAAACCCTCGAATTCCTCTGCTCGGCACATGCCGTCCGCGAAGTCACTTTCCCCTACATCCCCGGTTACCTCTCCTTTCGCGAAGCGCCGGCCTTTCTGGCGGCACTCGAACAGCTGCCGTCCCCCCCCGACCTGGTGATCGTCGACGGTCAGGGGATCGCCCATCCGCGCCGGTTGGGGATCGCTTCGTTTCTTGGCGTCCTCCTCGGTCGGCCGACCATCGGCAGCGCCAAGTCGCGGCTGGTGGGCGAGTATGTCGAGCCGGCAATGGAGCGGGGCGCTTGGACACCCCTGGTTGATCGGGGCGAAGAGGTCGGCGCGGTGCTTCGAACCCGCAGCGGCATCCGGCCGCTGTTTGTCTCTCCCGGGCACCTGATCACCCTCAGCGAAGCGCTGGCGGCGGTGCTGCACTGCACCGTCCGCTACCGCCTCCCCGAACCGCAGCGGGTGGCCGATCGTCTCGCTGCCCAGCTGAAGCGGGAACTGCCGGCCAGTTGCTGA
- a CDS encoding cysteine hydrolase family protein, translating to MKRALLVIDVQNEYFTGVLPVVYPPGSLANILAAMDAATAAGMPVVVIRHGAAAPDAPAFRRGGPAWELHPEVARRPFELLLEKSLPGSFTATNLEAWLRERQIETVVICGYMTQMCCDTTSREAFHRGFTVEFLSDATGTLAFSNSAGSVTAEELHRAVLVTQQLRFATVLPTAAWLATVAAGAGK from the coding sequence ATGAAGCGTGCCTTGTTGGTGATCGACGTGCAGAACGAATATTTCACCGGCGTGCTGCCGGTGGTCTATCCGCCGGGGAGCCTGGCAAACATCCTCGCCGCGATGGATGCGGCGACGGCGGCCGGGATGCCGGTGGTGGTGATCCGCCACGGGGCCGCGGCCCCGGATGCGCCCGCCTTCCGCCGCGGCGGTCCGGCCTGGGAGCTGCATCCGGAAGTGGCGCGGCGCCCTTTCGAACTGCTCCTCGAAAAGAGCCTGCCGGGGAGCTTCACCGCCACGAACCTGGAAGCGTGGCTCCGGGAACGGCAGATCGAAACGGTGGTCATCTGCGGCTACATGACCCAGATGTGCTGCGACACCACCTCCCGCGAGGCGTTCCACCGCGGTTTCACGGTGGAATTCCTCAGCGATGCCACCGGAACCCTCGCCTTCAGCAATAGTGCCGGCTCGGTCACCGCCGAAGAGCTGCACCGGGCGGTGCTCGTCACCCAGCAGCTTCGCTTCGCCACCGTGCTGCCGACCGCCGCCTGGCTCGCCACGGTTGCCGCGGGGGCCGGAAAATGA
- a CDS encoding endonuclease MutS2, translating to MIKHETLQILEYDKVLTVIGGHAHSDATGTAIGRLAPLGDRPAIEERFGQVEEIRQLGRLGLALPLASFADITPVMVAVRPEGAVLDPTELVVFFPVLRIMTALARQFAYRTDIPLLQRLAGELTGFPDLLDELEVSLDSEGNILDSASPLLYDLRQRKRQLTERIRRRLAEIVRETGVAPFLQDDFITQRGSRWVIPVRMDSKGMVPGVVHDVSNSGETAFMEPLEIIGLANELENLGAEEKAEMIRIVRTICRQLRTEAEALEAQFATLVQLDLLNSVAAFADQVDAERPAINEERQIRLREGRHPLLMLLQRQRGGREVVPLDLTLGSGAGGAAAEVMVITGPNAGGKTIALKTTGLLLLLALSGIPVPAAATSTFPVIADLLVDIGDEQSIEQSLSTFSAHVSNIAGILERADERTVVLLDELGTGTEPVQGAAISCAVLDDLQRHGALVAATTHLTDIVGFVHKRPGMVNASMEFDRETFTPLYRLKSGEPGQSHALEIARRYGLPERVVQFATGMLGTMETEFHDLLAELKEQRRRHEEALTAATEQLRAAEERERRAVARLAEAERQKREMVEQALVEARELVRNARREVNAIIDEARRERSREARRKIDETEERLAAQLRAFHPEEQLSLEALREGDTVFVPGLGYDGTVIAIDRKGGRLRVRAGMMELDVALGDLAPRRGKAAQPQPRKTGRTLTPEPELPHELKLLGLRVDDALTRLEQFLNRASLEGYGELRIVHGKGTGALMRAVREHLDGHPLVREFRPGEPFEGGDGATVVTLR from the coding sequence ATGATCAAGCACGAAACCCTGCAAATCCTCGAATACGACAAAGTCCTTACCGTGATTGGCGGACATGCCCACAGCGATGCTACCGGGACGGCGATCGGCCGGTTGGCGCCCTTAGGCGACCGCCCGGCGATCGAAGAACGTTTCGGCCAGGTGGAGGAAATCCGCCAGCTGGGCCGGTTGGGGTTGGCCCTGCCGCTCGCCTCCTTTGCCGACATTACCCCGGTGATGGTGGCGGTCCGTCCCGAAGGGGCGGTGCTCGATCCGACGGAACTGGTGGTCTTCTTTCCGGTACTCCGGATCATGACCGCCCTGGCTCGGCAGTTTGCCTACCGGACCGATATCCCGCTCTTGCAGCGGCTGGCCGGCGAACTGACCGGCTTTCCCGACCTGCTCGATGAGCTGGAGGTGTCGCTCGACAGCGAAGGGAACATCCTCGATTCTGCGTCGCCGCTCCTCTATGATCTGCGGCAGCGCAAGCGGCAGCTGACCGAGCGGATCCGTCGCCGGCTCGCCGAGATCGTCCGCGAAACCGGTGTCGCCCCGTTCCTGCAGGACGATTTCATTACCCAACGGGGGAGCCGCTGGGTGATTCCGGTGCGGATGGATTCCAAGGGGATGGTGCCGGGGGTGGTGCATGACGTCTCCAACTCCGGCGAGACCGCCTTCATGGAGCCGCTGGAGATCATCGGCCTGGCCAACGAGCTGGAGAACCTGGGCGCCGAGGAGAAGGCGGAGATGATCCGGATCGTCCGGACCATCTGCCGGCAGCTCCGGACGGAAGCGGAGGCGCTGGAGGCCCAGTTCGCCACCCTGGTTCAGCTCGATCTCCTCAACAGCGTTGCCGCCTTTGCCGACCAGGTCGACGCCGAACGGCCGGCGATCAACGAAGAGCGGCAAATCCGGCTCCGGGAGGGACGGCATCCGCTATTGATGCTCCTGCAGCGGCAGCGGGGCGGCCGGGAGGTGGTGCCGCTCGACCTGACGCTCGGGAGCGGCGCGGGGGGGGCGGCGGCGGAGGTGATGGTGATCACCGGCCCGAACGCCGGCGGCAAGACCATCGCCCTCAAGACCACCGGGCTGTTGCTGCTGCTGGCCCTCAGCGGGATTCCGGTGCCGGCTGCCGCCACCTCGACCTTTCCGGTGATCGCCGACCTTCTGGTCGATATTGGTGACGAACAATCCATCGAGCAGAGCCTTTCCACCTTTTCAGCCCACGTCTCCAACATCGCCGGGATCCTGGAACGGGCCGACGAGCGGACGGTGGTGCTGCTTGACGAGCTCGGCACCGGTACCGAGCCGGTGCAGGGGGCAGCCATTTCCTGCGCGGTGCTCGACGACCTGCAGCGGCATGGGGCGCTGGTGGCGGCTACCACCCATCTGACCGATATCGTCGGTTTTGTCCACAAACGGCCGGGGATGGTCAACGCCTCGATGGAGTTCGACCGGGAGACCTTCACGCCGCTCTACCGGCTGAAAAGCGGCGAGCCGGGGCAGTCCCACGCCCTGGAGATCGCCCGCCGCTACGGGTTGCCGGAACGGGTGGTCCAGTTTGCCACCGGCATGCTCGGCACCATGGAGACCGAATTCCACGACCTGCTGGCCGAGCTGAAGGAACAGCGCCGGCGGCACGAGGAGGCACTGACCGCTGCCACGGAGCAGCTGCGGGCGGCGGAGGAACGGGAGCGCCGGGCGGTGGCACGGCTGGCCGAGGCGGAGCGGCAGAAGCGGGAGATGGTGGAACAGGCGCTGGTCGAGGCCCGGGAACTCGTCCGCAATGCCCGGCGCGAGGTCAATGCCATCATCGACGAGGCCCGCCGGGAGCGGAGCCGGGAAGCGCGGCGGAAAATCGACGAAACCGAGGAACGGCTGGCGGCGCAGCTGCGGGCGTTCCACCCGGAAGAACAGCTCTCCCTCGAGGCGCTTCGCGAGGGGGACACCGTCTTTGTCCCCGGCCTCGGCTATGACGGCACGGTGATCGCCATCGACCGCAAGGGGGGCCGGCTGCGGGTGCGGGCCGGGATGATGGAACTCGATGTGGCGCTCGGCGACCTGGCGCCGCGGCGGGGGAAAGCCGCCCAGCCCCAGCCGCGCAAAACCGGGCGAACGCTAACGCCGGAGCCGGAACTCCCCCACGAGCTGAAACTGCTCGGCCTGCGGGTGGACGATGCCCTGACCCGCCTGGAACAGTTCCTCAACCGCGCCTCGCTCGAAGGGTACGGCGAGCTGCGGATCGTCCACGGCAAGGGGACCGGAGCGCTGATGCGGGCGGTGCGCGAGCATCTCGACGGCCACCCGCTGGTGCGCGAGTTCCGTCCCGGCGAGCCGTTCGAGGGGGGCGACGGGGCGACAGTGGTAACGTTGCGCTGA
- a CDS encoding peptide chain release factor family protein codes for MTVPVFAVSEEKNRWLREKMAELGVTEGDLEETFLRSSGKGGQHVNKTSSCVQLRHRPTGIEVKCMRERSQSVNRFLARRELLERLERLQRGATIRDAKAEKLRKQKSRRRKRTAVKYRGINDQGEE; via the coding sequence ATGACGGTGCCGGTTTTTGCCGTCAGCGAGGAGAAAAATCGCTGGCTGCGGGAGAAGATGGCCGAGCTGGGGGTGACGGAAGGGGATCTGGAGGAAACGTTCCTCCGTTCTTCCGGCAAGGGGGGGCAGCATGTCAACAAGACCTCCAGCTGCGTCCAGCTCCGCCACCGCCCCACCGGCATCGAAGTAAAATGCATGCGGGAGCGCAGTCAGTCGGTGAACCGTTTCCTGGCCCGGCGCGAGCTTCTGGAGCGACTGGAGCGCTTGCAGCGCGGGGCAACGATCCGCGATGCCAAGGCGGAAAAACTCCGCAAGCAGAAGAGCCGGCGCCGCAAACGGACAGCGGTGAAATACCGGGGAATAAACGATCAGGGGGAAGAGTGA
- a CDS encoding DMT family transporter, with protein MQTARDPAMMLQTKATAILLLSTVMWGGSFLFNKIGLREIPPVQFFFFRFALAALLMGGLCLPRLRRLDLTTVKRGALVGVALTLVNLTFVFGVSGTSISRAGYLNNLFVLIIPLLSFTLWRERVDRLTFAGILLALVGVWALASGGNGGFNRGDLVSTVCALFIAIHILTVSRVLRDEDLYLVTLVQFATVALAGGLLCLALPWPRFTVGATSVWAVVYCAVFPTVVAFTLQNAYQRYVNPTKAGLIYTLDPVWSMFSGMLFLDERLTPREGFGCLLILAAVAGPLLGRLVGQKRRSVYLFDKANGEV; from the coding sequence ATGCAGACAGCGCGTGATCCGGCAATGATGCTCCAGACGAAGGCGACGGCCATTCTGCTCCTCAGCACGGTGATGTGGGGGGGGAGTTTTCTGTTCAACAAGATCGGACTGCGGGAGATCCCGCCGGTCCAGTTCTTCTTTTTCCGGTTCGCCCTGGCGGCGCTCTTGATGGGCGGACTCTGCCTCCCCCGGCTCCGGCGGCTCGATCTGACAACCGTCAAGCGAGGGGCGCTGGTCGGTGTGGCCCTGACGCTCGTCAACCTGACCTTCGTTTTCGGCGTCTCCGGCACCTCCATTTCCCGGGCCGGCTATCTCAACAACCTCTTTGTCCTGATCATCCCGCTCCTGTCGTTCACCCTCTGGCGGGAACGGGTCGACCGGCTCACCTTTGCCGGCATCCTGCTGGCGCTGGTCGGCGTCTGGGCACTGGCCAGCGGCGGGAACGGCGGTTTCAATCGGGGCGACCTGGTGTCGACGGTCTGCGCCCTGTTCATCGCGATTCACATTCTGACGGTTTCCCGGGTTCTCCGCGACGAGGACCTCTATCTCGTCACCCTGGTACAGTTCGCCACCGTCGCCCTGGCCGGTGGCCTCCTCTGCCTGGCACTGCCGTGGCCGCGCTTCACCGTCGGTGCCACTTCTGTCTGGGCCGTCGTCTATTGCGCCGTCTTCCCGACGGTGGTGGCCTTCACCCTGCAGAACGCCTATCAACGGTACGTCAACCCGACCAAGGCCGGCCTGATCTATACCCTTGACCCGGTCTGGAGCATGTTCTCCGGGATGCTCTTCCTCGACGAACGGCTGACCCCCCGGGAAGGGTTCGGCTGCCTGCTGATCCTGGCGGCAGTGGCGGGGCCGCTGCTGGGACGGCTCGTTGGGCAGAAACGGCGCTCCGTCTACCTGTTCGACAAGGCAAACGGCGAGGTCTGA
- a CDS encoding cupin domain-containing protein, translated as MTIDELFPAAVRQLPLADLPLAGATAFLAQGTGEQILFMHFAEETELPEHAHAAQWGIVLEGRIDLVIDGVPHTFGKGDRYLIPAGVRHSGTIHAGYADITFFAQPDRYRPRPAVTAE; from the coding sequence ATGACCATCGACGAACTTTTCCCTGCCGCGGTGCGCCAGCTGCCGCTGGCCGACCTGCCGCTCGCTGGCGCCACCGCCTTCCTTGCCCAGGGAACCGGGGAGCAGATTCTCTTCATGCACTTTGCCGAAGAGACGGAATTGCCGGAACATGCCCATGCCGCACAGTGGGGGATTGTTCTCGAAGGGCGGATCGACCTGGTGATCGACGGGGTACCGCATACCTTCGGCAAGGGCGACCGCTACCTGATTCCTGCCGGGGTGCGCCATTCGGGCACAATTCATGCGGGCTATGCCGATATTACCTTTTTTGCCCAACCGGACCGCTACCGGCCCAGACCGGCCGTTACGGCGGAGTAG
- a CDS encoding class I SAM-dependent methyltransferase, with translation MIQDPTDQYIATILAHADIVGKAVLEVGCGTGRITRDLARYAARVVAVDPDVAALEYARQRVPAANVTFRAIAPDFGDFFAVAGEETRFAAVLYTLSLHHVPVAEMGAHLRTVAGLVADGGVIVVVEPGAGGSFTELKERFGAGSGDERPAQEAAIRAMHALAGWTVGETVPFRILFQFADADDVLAAKLPDFAKRSAAVQQEILAFLAPHRTANGIVLDAGRRLNVLRRALAGEP, from the coding sequence ATGATTCAGGACCCGACCGATCAATACATTGCGACCATTCTTGCCCATGCCGACATCGTCGGGAAAGCCGTCCTCGAAGTCGGCTGCGGCACCGGCCGGATTACTCGCGACCTGGCCCGCTATGCCGCCCGGGTGGTGGCCGTCGACCCGGATGTCGCCGCCCTGGAGTACGCACGGCAGCGGGTGCCGGCCGCCAACGTGACCTTTCGGGCCATTGCCCCCGACTTCGGCGATTTTTTTGCCGTGGCGGGCGAGGAGACCCGATTCGCGGCGGTCCTCTATACCCTGTCGCTGCACCATGTGCCGGTTGCCGAGATGGGCGCCCATCTCCGGACGGTTGCCGGGCTGGTGGCGGACGGCGGAGTGATCGTGGTGGTGGAACCGGGGGCGGGGGGCTCCTTCACCGAGCTCAAGGAGCGGTTCGGCGCCGGCAGCGGCGACGAGCGGCCGGCCCAGGAGGCGGCGATCCGGGCGATGCATGCCCTGGCCGGCTGGACGGTGGGCGAGACCGTCCCGTTCCGCATCCTGTTCCAGTTTGCCGATGCCGATGACGTTCTTGCCGCCAAGCTCCCCGATTTCGCCAAGCGCTCCGCGGCGGTACAGCAGGAGATCCTCGCCTTCCTGGCGCCCCATCGGACGGCGAACGGCATTGTCCTCGATGCCGGTCGCCGGCTCAATGTGCTGCGCCGGGCGCTGGCCGGGGAGCCCTGA